One window of the Bacteroidales bacterium genome contains the following:
- a CDS encoding rhodanese-like domain-containing protein produces the protein MNTIQANILKNAAILFAAVALITMLVQWIAAPDYKAENTAVLTAITGDDQKILPMQLDEMIRAGKLTEFTLVDLRESQDFNRGTLPGAINIPFGTLLEKSSLRQMKKPGKPVILFSGDEAEAAAASLLLISKGFDDVQVLANDYTYIKNNVVEKFQPASAFNQSEKARYDYQRFFRSGGGAEAAPARTRPKIIQTGIVKTKGGC, from the coding sequence ATGAACACAATACAGGCAAATATTTTGAAAAACGCTGCCATCCTCTTTGCAGCCGTTGCCCTCATTACCATGTTGGTACAATGGATTGCTGCGCCGGACTACAAAGCTGAAAATACGGCCGTTCTGACTGCGATTACCGGCGATGACCAGAAAATACTTCCAATGCAGTTGGATGAGATGATCCGTGCAGGAAAACTAACTGAGTTCACTTTGGTTGATCTCCGGGAATCGCAGGATTTTAACCGTGGAACGTTACCGGGCGCCATCAATATTCCATTCGGCACGCTGCTTGAAAAGAGTTCTTTGCGTCAGATGAAGAAACCGGGGAAACCTGTGATCCTCTTTTCCGGTGATGAAGCCGAAGCCGCCGCTGCTTCCCTGCTCCTGATTTCAAAGGGTTTTGACGACGTTCAGGTACTCGCCAATGATTATACCTATATCAAAAACAATGTTGTGGAGAAGTTTCAACCTGCCTCGGCCTTTAACCAAAGCGAAAAAGCCCGATACGACTACCAGCGCTTCTTCCGTTCCGGCGGTGGCGCCGAAGCTGCTCCCGCCCGCACCCGGCCCAAAATCATCCAGACCGGGATTGTGAAAACCAAAGGAGGGTGCTGA
- a CDS encoding YeeE/YedE family protein has translation MGPLIPQGFVNADLNLFFAFVIGLGFGYVLEQAGFSSSRKLAGVFYGYDFVVLRVFFTAAITAMTGLLFFSYMGWIDYNLLYINPTFLWSSIVGGVIMGFGFILGGFCPGTSLTGAVIGKIDAMVFIVGMFIGIFIFGEFYDVFEPIYTGSPLGNIFVYDSLGMGRDWFAMMLIAVALFAFVATQYIEDRVNKTSDIEKKARPSYWIPSSIILSAGLLLILLPSQPRSSWHETSPEKLLKMMNNGEHLVNIDEVAYSLVNGKDRPVLLVDVRNPEVFNQFSLPGAINIPLEQILDHRYDPILRSSEQKVILYSNSNTLATEAWLIATRAGIKDLNVLSGGLNGFVQTIFNEEHLADTYDLNILQQARFRDKVKNYFLSGKAAPETKSAVTPVIKIVDIEKPAKGGC, from the coding sequence ATGGGACCATTAATTCCTCAAGGATTTGTTAACGCCGACCTCAACCTGTTCTTTGCCTTTGTCATCGGACTGGGATTTGGTTATGTGCTCGAACAGGCCGGTTTTTCCTCATCGCGCAAGCTGGCCGGCGTGTTTTATGGATATGACTTTGTAGTGCTGCGGGTATTTTTCACGGCAGCCATCACCGCCATGACCGGGCTGCTCTTTTTCAGCTACATGGGCTGGATTGATTATAACCTGCTTTACATCAATCCCACATTCCTCTGGTCGTCAATTGTGGGTGGCGTAATTATGGGATTTGGTTTTATCCTCGGCGGCTTTTGCCCGGGGACAAGCCTTACCGGCGCTGTGATCGGTAAAATTGACGCCATGGTGTTCATTGTTGGAATGTTTATCGGAATCTTCATTTTCGGTGAATTCTACGACGTTTTCGAACCCATTTACACCGGCTCGCCCCTCGGAAATATTTTTGTCTATGACTCGCTTGGCATGGGACGCGACTGGTTTGCCATGATGCTGATTGCTGTGGCTTTGTTTGCATTCGTGGCCACCCAATATATCGAAGATAGGGTGAATAAAACATCCGATATCGAAAAGAAAGCAAGACCATCGTATTGGATTCCTTCGTCAATAATCCTGTCTGCCGGACTGCTGCTGATTTTGCTGCCATCGCAACCACGTTCAAGCTGGCACGAAACTTCTCCCGAAAAGCTGCTGAAGATGATGAATAACGGAGAGCACCTGGTGAACATTGACGAAGTAGCCTACAGCCTGGTCAACGGAAAAGACAGGCCGGTTTTGCTGGTGGATGTCAGGAATCCTGAAGTATTTAATCAGTTCTCGCTGCCGGGCGCCATTAACATTCCACTTGAGCAGATTCTCGACCACAGGTACGACCCCATCCTCCGGTCATCAGAGCAAAAAGTAATACTTTACTCCAACTCAAACACCCTGGCAACCGAAGCCTGGCTCATTGCAACACGAGCCGGAATTAAAGACCTGAACGTTCTTTCCGGTGGATTGAACGGGTTTGTGCAGACGATTTTTAACGAGGAACATCTGGCTGACACGTATGATCTCAACATTTTGCAACAGGCAAGGTTCAGGGACAAAGTCAAAAACTATTTCCTGTCGGGCAAAGCAGCGCCTGAAACAAAATCTGCAGTTACACCGGTAATCAAAATTGTTGATATTGAAAAACCTGCAAAAGGTGGATGTTAA
- a CDS encoding S9 family peptidase, with product MKKFQWLVLLTIIISINACQQAGEKTKADKIIEKPLLNLTSDRVTPEVLWAFGRLSDPQVSPDGQSILYGVTYYSIEENKGNRELYTINVDGSGLKRITTSPKSEFNAVWRPDGEKIGYLSSESGSVQLWEMNPDGTGNKQISDIADGISGFKYSPDQTKIVYAKELPIENKFKDLYEGLPQASGKLNDDLMYRHWDSWVETYSHVFVADYDGNKVWNDKDILEGEPYDSPQKPFGGMEEINWSPDSKMIAYTCKKLSGKAYSLSTNSDIYLYNIEKGQTTNTTEGMMGYDLVPIFSPDGKYLAWQSMERDGYESDQSRLFIINLETGEKKFATKTLDLDVRSFEWTPASDGIHFICDVQGTMQIYHYSMGDGNIRKITDGLHDITSATLAGNVLIGEKQTMALPAELFAFDPMTGEERQITFTNKELLDTLVMGKTEGRWMTTHDGEQMLTWIIYPPNFDPNKKYPALLYCKGGPQGPLSQNFHYRWNYQIMAANDYIIVAPNRRGVSGFGQAWQEQISRDYHGKSMQDYLTAIDEMAKEPFIDPNRLGAIGASAGGHAVYYLAGNHNGRFKAFIAHDGIFNKEAQYLETEEMWFANWDMGGPFWEKDNKVAQSTFDHSPHRFVENWDTPILIIHGERDYRVVYTQGMTAFNAAVLRGVPAEFLFFPDEHHFVLKPQNAILWQRTFFNWLDKWLK from the coding sequence ATGAAAAAATTCCAATGGTTGGTATTATTAACCATCATCATCAGTATCAATGCCTGTCAGCAGGCCGGCGAAAAAACGAAGGCTGACAAAATCATCGAAAAACCCTTACTCAACCTCACCTCCGACCGCGTGACTCCGGAAGTCCTCTGGGCATTTGGTCGGCTAAGCGACCCACAGGTGTCCCCTGACGGGCAATCAATCCTCTACGGAGTAACTTATTACAGCATCGAAGAAAACAAGGGAAACCGGGAGTTGTACACGATTAATGTGGACGGCAGCGGACTAAAGCGAATTACTACTTCGCCAAAAAGTGAATTCAACGCTGTTTGGCGGCCCGACGGGGAAAAGATTGGCTACCTGAGTTCCGAAAGTGGCTCGGTGCAATTGTGGGAGATGAATCCCGACGGAACCGGTAATAAGCAGATTAGCGATATTGCCGATGGAATTTCAGGATTCAAGTACTCGCCTGATCAGACCAAAATTGTTTATGCTAAAGAACTACCCATCGAAAATAAATTCAAAGACCTGTATGAAGGGCTTCCCCAGGCTTCCGGAAAGTTGAATGATGACCTCATGTATCGCCATTGGGATAGCTGGGTGGAAACCTACAGCCATGTTTTTGTGGCCGATTATGATGGTAATAAAGTGTGGAACGATAAAGACATTTTGGAAGGAGAACCATATGACTCTCCACAAAAACCGTTTGGCGGAATGGAAGAAATTAACTGGAGTCCGGATAGCAAAATGATTGCTTACACTTGTAAAAAGCTAAGTGGTAAAGCTTATTCACTTTCTACAAATTCCGACATTTATCTGTACAATATCGAAAAAGGCCAAACCACAAACACCACTGAGGGTATGATGGGTTATGACCTTGTACCGATATTTTCGCCTGATGGCAAGTACCTCGCCTGGCAAAGCATGGAGCGCGATGGGTATGAATCAGATCAGTCAAGACTTTTCATTATTAACCTGGAAACCGGTGAAAAAAAGTTTGCCACTAAAACCCTGGATCTGGATGTAAGGAGCTTTGAATGGACTCCGGCGAGCGATGGAATTCATTTCATCTGCGATGTCCAGGGTACAATGCAAATTTATCACTACAGCATGGGTGATGGAAATATCCGCAAAATCACTGACGGACTGCACGATATCACAAGTGCGACATTAGCCGGTAATGTGCTGATTGGTGAAAAACAAACCATGGCACTACCTGCTGAGTTGTTTGCGTTTGATCCGATGACAGGAGAGGAAAGACAGATTACCTTTACGAACAAAGAGTTACTCGATACACTGGTTATGGGTAAAACCGAAGGCCGGTGGATGACTACTCACGATGGCGAACAGATGCTTACCTGGATCATTTACCCGCCAAATTTCGACCCCAACAAGAAATACCCAGCACTTCTTTACTGCAAAGGAGGACCACAGGGTCCACTCAGTCAGAATTTCCACTATCGCTGGAATTACCAGATTATGGCAGCCAACGATTACATTATCGTGGCTCCTAACCGCAGGGGTGTTTCAGGATTCGGCCAGGCCTGGCAGGAGCAGATCAGCCGCGATTACCACGGAAAATCAATGCAGGATTATCTCACTGCCATTGATGAAATGGCCAAAGAGCCTTTTATTGACCCAAACCGGCTGGGTGCAATCGGCGCAAGTGCCGGCGGTCATGCTGTTTACTACCTGGCTGGCAATCACAATGGCCGTTTTAAAGCTTTCATCGCCCACGACGGAATCTTCAACAAAGAAGCCCAATACCTCGAAACCGAAGAGATGTGGTTTGCCAACTGGGATATGGGCGGGCCTTTCTGGGAAAAAGATAATAAAGTAGCCCAGTCAACTTTCGATCATTCACCTCACCGCTTTGTTGAAAACTGGGACACTCCCATCCTCATCATTCACGGTGAAAGAGATTACCGTGTAGTTTATACGCAGGGAATGACCGCTTTTAATGCAGCCGTGCTGCGCGGCGTTCCGGCTGAATTCCTCTTTTTCCCCGATGAACACCATTTTGTGCTGAAACCACAAAATGCCATTCTATGGCAGCGCACTTTCTTCAACTGGCTTGATAAGTGGTTGAAATAG
- a CDS encoding tetrathionate reductase family octaheme c-type cytochrome yields the protein MQNFKPILTFLFAVIAPLLIITLALRETITEHELLNQLREEYSREHKLGVDHSKHAILQQDFTNPHEITAACLSCHTERGQEVLGNAHWNWEREAYIPGRGVTYLGKKNLINNFCTGIASNEGTCNRCHTGYGWQDETFDFTNEFNIDCLICHDNTNTYEKEKGAAGYPVMGPDGPDFRKIVGNVGRPSRYNCGYCHFHSAGGNNVKHGDLEMALLTADRNVDVHMGVDGFDMSCVECHPAENHQMLGRYYGVSSSNTQRATCEQCHTAVPHTNSKLNEHTVKVDCRTCHIPTYAKVNPTKTYWDWSTATKRKDGKPYEVLDSTGNVMYASIKGDFHWEKNAVPEYYWFNGTADHHLISDKIDMNKLPLKINTLFGEYHDKDSKIVPMKVHRGKQPYDTENLTIIQPKLWDKEENKGALWIDLDWERALEEGMEYVGMPYSGKHGFVETEMYLPVSHMVSTSDMALNCKDCHTRNESRLANLTDFYMPGRDQNITLDTIGKWLILLSLLGVLAHGAARTFISRKNKTA from the coding sequence ATGCAAAATTTCAAACCTATCCTCACTTTTCTTTTTGCAGTGATCGCACCCCTGTTAATCATTACACTGGCTTTGCGCGAAACAATAACAGAACACGAATTGCTTAACCAGTTGCGTGAAGAGTACTCGCGTGAACATAAACTGGGTGTAGATCATTCAAAACATGCCATTCTTCAGCAGGATTTCACCAATCCCCACGAAATCACTGCAGCCTGCCTGTCGTGCCACACCGAGCGCGGTCAGGAAGTGCTGGGCAATGCACACTGGAACTGGGAACGCGAGGCGTACATTCCCGGACGGGGCGTGACCTACCTTGGAAAGAAAAACCTGATCAATAATTTTTGTACGGGGATTGCCAGCAACGAAGGAACCTGTAACCGATGCCACACCGGCTATGGCTGGCAGGATGAAACGTTTGATTTTACCAACGAGTTTAACATTGATTGCCTGATTTGTCACGACAATACCAATACCTACGAGAAAGAAAAAGGGGCCGCAGGCTACCCGGTTATGGGTCCGGATGGTCCTGATTTTCGGAAAATTGTCGGCAACGTGGGAAGGCCAAGCCGCTACAATTGTGGGTACTGCCATTTCCACAGTGCAGGCGGAAACAATGTGAAGCACGGCGACCTGGAAATGGCGCTGCTCACTGCCGACCGTAATGTTGATGTTCACATGGGAGTGGATGGATTCGACATGTCGTGCGTGGAATGCCACCCCGCCGAAAACCACCAGATGCTCGGCCGCTATTACGGCGTGTCATCATCCAATACCCAACGGGCTACCTGCGAGCAATGTCATACAGCCGTTCCGCACACCAACAGCAAACTCAACGAACATACAGTGAAGGTTGATTGCAGAACCTGCCATATTCCAACCTATGCCAAGGTGAACCCAACAAAAACCTACTGGGATTGGTCAACAGCCACCAAACGCAAGGATGGTAAACCTTACGAAGTGTTGGATTCAACCGGGAATGTAATGTATGCCTCAATCAAAGGTGACTTTCACTGGGAAAAAAATGCAGTTCCAGAGTACTACTGGTTCAACGGAACGGCAGACCATCATCTGATCAGCGATAAAATTGACATGAACAAATTGCCCCTGAAGATTAATACGCTGTTTGGTGAATATCACGATAAAGACTCCAAAATAGTTCCGATGAAAGTGCATCGCGGAAAGCAGCCTTACGACACTGAAAACCTGACAATTATCCAGCCTAAATTGTGGGACAAAGAAGAAAATAAAGGCGCATTGTGGATTGATCTTGACTGGGAGAGAGCGCTGGAAGAAGGGATGGAATATGTTGGAATGCCTTACAGCGGGAAACATGGATTCGTCGAAACCGAAATGTACCTGCCGGTCAGCCACATGGTTTCTACTTCGGATATGGCACTGAACTGTAAGGACTGCCACACGCGCAACGAAAGCCGGTTGGCCAACCTCACCGATTTTTACATGCCCGGCCGCGACCAAAACATTACACTCGACACCATCGGTAAATGGCTGATTCTTTTGTCGCTGTTGGGTGTGCTCGCTCATGGAGCAGCAAGAACATTCATTTCCAGAAAAAACAAAACTGCTTAA
- a CDS encoding YeeE/YedE family protein: MDKIQKPYMNPYLAGFLLGLVMLSAFFVTGRGLGASGAAKSVVITTVGKLASESIADNPFYADFFSEGPGPMKNWLVYLTLGVLAGAFFSGAMSGRLGFKVDKGPRISSETRLIFAAAGGLLFGLGAQFGRGCTSGAALTGMTILSTAGFVTMMAIFGTGYVIAYFFRKLWIS; this comes from the coding sequence ATGGATAAAATTCAAAAACCGTACATGAATCCCTACCTGGCAGGCTTCCTGCTGGGACTGGTGATGTTGTCCGCATTTTTTGTTACCGGGCGCGGCCTTGGCGCCAGTGGCGCAGCCAAAAGCGTTGTAATAACCACTGTTGGCAAACTTGCGTCTGAAAGCATTGCCGACAATCCTTTCTATGCTGACTTTTTCAGCGAAGGCCCCGGCCCGATGAAAAACTGGCTGGTCTATCTTACGCTGGGCGTGCTTGCCGGCGCTTTCTTTTCAGGCGCCATGTCAGGCAGGCTGGGATTCAAGGTGGATAAAGGACCAAGGATCTCGTCAGAAACAAGGTTGATTTTTGCCGCGGCAGGAGGACTGCTCTTTGGGCTTGGCGCTCAATTCGGACGAGGTTGCACCAGCGGCGCCGCACTGACCGGAATGACTATTCTCTCCACGGCAGGCTTTGTGACCATGATGGCCATCTTCGGAACCGGATATGTCATCGCTTATTTTTTCAGAAAATTATGGATCAGCTAA
- a CDS encoding rhodanese-like domain-containing protein has protein sequence MKFQHISINSLVLLLLLFVFAASCSRKATVNEELAPSDEKTAILLDWLEANGNYINSEAIPSLIDAADVYAMSDQNILVIDLRMEEDYNEGHIEHSINIRPARVLDFFKNSIDPQGFEKIVFVTSNGFVAGYVTSITRMLGFDNTFALRFGLSSWDRAIAEKFWLANINDNFINQLDFEAHPKNKHGNLPALTLSGNSGLELAWERAAQLLENFTPEYLVTAEDVFEHHDDYYIINYWPEDKYLKNGHIPGAVQYEPENSFGKNGELTTIPTDKTVVVYCYSGQHSNFIVAYLHMLGYDVKSLAYGANGFIHQVMAETEAKPTRTFTEKLIQNLPLVKGGVATPSENKEISTETVKVAGGC, from the coding sequence ATGAAGTTTCAACATATCTCGATAAATAGCCTGGTTTTGCTTCTGCTGCTTTTTGTATTCGCAGCCTCTTGCAGCAGAAAGGCAACAGTTAACGAAGAGCTTGCTCCCTCAGATGAAAAGACTGCAATTCTTCTCGACTGGCTGGAGGCCAATGGAAATTATATCAACAGCGAAGCGATTCCCTCGCTGATTGATGCTGCCGATGTCTATGCAATGAGCGATCAGAATATCCTCGTTATTGACCTGAGAATGGAAGAAGATTACAACGAAGGACACATCGAACATTCGATCAATATTAGGCCTGCCAGAGTGCTTGACTTTTTCAAAAATTCGATTGATCCTCAGGGTTTCGAAAAAATTGTTTTTGTGACGAGCAACGGCTTTGTTGCCGGTTACGTGACATCAATTACGCGTATGCTGGGATTTGACAACACTTTTGCTTTGCGGTTTGGGTTGAGTAGCTGGGACAGGGCGATTGCCGAAAAATTCTGGTTGGCCAATATCAACGACAATTTCATTAATCAGCTCGATTTTGAGGCACATCCGAAGAACAAACATGGGAATTTACCGGCTTTGACATTAAGCGGAAACAGCGGCCTTGAACTCGCCTGGGAGAGAGCCGCTCAGCTACTCGAAAATTTTACCCCTGAATACTTAGTTACCGCCGAAGATGTTTTTGAGCATCACGACGATTATTACATCATCAATTACTGGCCGGAGGATAAGTACCTGAAAAACGGCCATATTCCCGGCGCAGTTCAATATGAGCCTGAAAATTCTTTTGGTAAAAATGGTGAGCTGACTACCATTCCAACCGATAAAACCGTGGTAGTTTATTGCTATTCAGGTCAACACAGCAATTTTATTGTTGCTTATCTTCACATGCTGGGATATGATGTGAAGTCGCTGGCTTACGGCGCCAATGGTTTCATCCACCAGGTGATGGCAGAAACAGAAGCAAAACCTACGCGAACCTTCACTGAAAAATTGATTCAAAATCTACCTTTGGTTAAAGGGGGCGTGGCGACTCCATCAGAAAATAAAGAAATTTCCACCGAAACCGTTAAAGTTGCCGGTGGCTGCTAA
- a CDS encoding cytochrome b/b6 domain-containing protein: MSNTKLVLVYHGFERFWHWTQSFLIIFLAITGFEIHSSYSIFGFEAAVNLHNKAAWGLIILVIFAIFWHITTGEWKQYLPTTKNLKAQVEFYLTGIFRNAPHPTKKTVISKLNPLQRLVYLGLKILVIPVMVLSGLAYMFYRYPQAGAIKSANMQDLEVIALLHTFGAFVLVAFVIVHLYLITTGHTITSNLNAMVTGWEELESDENEPKIDHEPKN, from the coding sequence ATGAGCAATACGAAATTGGTTTTAGTTTATCACGGCTTCGAAAGATTCTGGCACTGGACGCAATCATTTCTGATCATCTTTCTGGCCATCACCGGATTTGAAATTCACAGCAGCTATTCGATTTTTGGGTTTGAGGCAGCCGTTAACCTGCATAACAAAGCAGCCTGGGGGTTGATTATCCTTGTAATTTTTGCCATTTTCTGGCATATCACCACCGGAGAATGGAAACAGTACCTTCCTACAACCAAAAATCTGAAAGCACAGGTGGAATTTTATCTCACCGGAATTTTCCGTAATGCCCCCCACCCTACCAAAAAAACTGTAATCAGCAAGCTCAATCCTTTACAGCGACTGGTCTACCTCGGGCTAAAAATCTTAGTCATTCCTGTAATGGTATTGTCAGGTCTTGCCTACATGTTTTACCGGTACCCCCAGGCAGGCGCCATCAAATCTGCCAATATGCAGGATCTTGAGGTGATTGCTTTATTGCATACCTTCGGCGCTTTTGTGTTGGTAGCATTCGTGATTGTTCACCTATACCTCATTACAACCGGGCACACCATAACATCAAATCTGAATGCCATGGTCACCGGATGGGAAGAACTGGAAAGTGATGAAAATGAACCAAAAATTGACCATGAACCAAAAAATTAG